In a single window of the Nodularia spumigena CCY9414 genome:
- a CDS encoding phosphate-starvation-inducible PsiE family protein, with protein sequence MKHLLRKIVNLAKDENFMRLIENIEVLVSKILSLAMVVVILAAIFDLGVYLIKELFTNPYGKFNEVLFTIFGLFLNILIALEILENITAYLRKHVVHVELVIVTSLIAVARKIIILDLGKITGVEIIGLGVAILALSISYWIIRSSNIKH encoded by the coding sequence ATGAAGCATCTACTCAGAAAGATTGTGAATTTGGCTAAGGACGAAAATTTTATGCGCCTGATAGAAAATATCGAGGTGCTTGTTTCTAAGATCCTATCACTGGCTATGGTAGTGGTGATTTTAGCCGCAATTTTTGATCTAGGAGTTTACCTAATCAAGGAATTATTTACTAATCCTTATGGTAAGTTCAATGAAGTATTATTTACGATTTTTGGATTATTCTTAAACATTTTAATTGCTTTAGAAATATTAGAAAATATTACAGCTTATCTCCGCAAACACGTTGTTCACGTTGAGTTAGTTATTGTTACTTCTTTAATTGCAGTTGCACGTAAAATTATTATTCTTGATTTAGGCAAAATTACTGGCGTTGAGATCATTGGTTTAGGAGTTGCCATTTTAGCTCTATCGATTAGTTATTGGATTATTCGTAGCAGCAATATTAAACATTAA
- the trxB gene encoding thioredoxin-disulfide reductase, with the protein MNLVNSEHRQIIIIGAGSAGLTAAIYTARANLKPLVIRGLEPGGQLATTTEVENYPGFVNGILGPELMQHFEAQAARFGTELRYGMITSVDFSQRPFRLILDDEKTLLADAVIIATGASPKYLGLENEKRLLGHGVSSCATCDAAFFQEQEVAIVGGGDTAIEDAIFLTRFCAKVYVIHRRKKLRASKILQARAFAKEKISFIWNTLVEDILGEEEVEGLLLKNIETKETFNLSVAGLFVAIGYQPNTKIFQGWLDMDNTGYIRTLPGSTYTNVTGVFASGDAQDHVYRQAATAVGTGCMAAIDAERWLESQNQVSVSHADKWGKLADSQE; encoded by the coding sequence ATGAATCTTGTGAATTCCGAGCATCGTCAAATAATTATTATCGGTGCTGGTTCAGCTGGATTAACTGCTGCGATTTATACAGCACGGGCTAACCTGAAGCCATTAGTAATTAGGGGGCTTGAACCGGGGGGTCAACTTGCTACTACTACAGAGGTGGAAAACTATCCAGGCTTTGTCAATGGGATTCTCGGACCAGAATTAATGCAGCATTTTGAAGCGCAAGCAGCCCGCTTTGGTACAGAATTGCGTTATGGGATGATTACATCTGTAGATTTTTCACAGCGACCATTTCGCCTCATCTTGGATGATGAAAAAACCTTGTTGGCTGATGCTGTAATTATCGCTACTGGTGCTAGTCCCAAATATCTGGGTTTGGAAAACGAAAAAAGGCTCCTGGGTCATGGTGTGTCATCCTGCGCCACCTGTGATGCAGCTTTTTTCCAAGAACAGGAAGTTGCAATTGTTGGCGGTGGGGATACGGCGATAGAAGATGCTATCTTCTTAACACGCTTTTGTGCCAAAGTTTATGTTATTCACCGACGCAAAAAATTGCGTGCTTCTAAAATTTTACAGGCGCGTGCTTTTGCCAAAGAAAAGATCAGCTTTATTTGGAATACATTAGTCGAAGATATTTTGGGAGAAGAGGAAGTAGAAGGATTACTACTAAAAAATATAGAAACTAAAGAGACATTTAACCTATCCGTAGCGGGTTTATTTGTCGCCATCGGTTATCAGCCAAATACAAAGATTTTTCAGGGATGGCTGGACATGGACAACACAGGATATATCCGCACCCTTCCTGGTTCAACATATACAAATGTTACTGGTGTGTTTGCCAGTGGTGACGCTCAAGACCATGTATATCGACAAGCCGCGACTGCTGTCGGAACTGGCTGTATGGCGGCTATTGATGCTGAACGTTGGCTAGAGTCGCAAAATCAGGTTTCAGTTTCCCACGCCGATAAATGGGGGAAGTTGGCTGATTCTCAGGAGTAA
- a CDS encoding molybdopterin oxidoreductase family protein produces MTEFTKTLCPYCGVGCGLEVSPPAQLAKPTNRDSQGNPIWRVRGDKAHPSSKGMVCVKGATIAESLDKNRLHYPMVRDSLNQEFRRVSWDEVFNIITQRIQTIRSNQGSEAICMYGSGQFQTEDYYIAQKLLKGCLGTNNFDANSRLCMSSAVSGYIQSFGSDGPPCCYEDLDLTDCAFLIGTNTAECHPIVFNRLVKHHKKNRHVKMIVVDPRRTPTAEAADLHLAIRPGTDIDLMNGMAHLLMRWNYIDIGFIDECTSNFSEYAEVIRHYPPEVAARQCGISIEDLETAARYWGESQRVLSLWSMGVNQSSEGTAKVRTIINLHLMTGQIGKPGAGPFSLTGQPNAMGGREAGGLAHLLPGYRLVKNPQHRAEVEQFWGLEPGRISPHPGLTAWDMITGLENDAVGLLWIAATNPAVSMPDLERTKKALWRSPLTIYQDAYYPTETSAYAHILLPAAQWSEKTGVMTNSERTVTLCQAFRQPPREAKADWEIFAEVGRRLGFEKEFAFANSSQVYTEFVQLTGDRLCDMTGISHEQLQINGPTQWPHPKQGSGEWGVGSRESATSSKRLYTDLRFRTPDGRARFGAYYSKGLAEPPDPDYPFVLTTGRLYGHWHTQTRTGHIEKIRKMHPEPFIEIHPRDAARLKITENQIVEVRSRRGKTKFPAKITKAIAPGTVFIPMHWGALWADDAEANTLTHPESCPDSLQPELKACAVQLTPINAELLPAQHQLQGSQLTQNYEKTNHKGHKVHEVKRVSKNFCVSPE; encoded by the coding sequence GGTGATAAGGCTCATCCGTCAAGTAAAGGTATGGTTTGTGTTAAGGGTGCAACTATTGCTGAATCTTTAGATAAAAATAGATTACATTACCCAATGGTGCGGGATTCTTTAAATCAGGAGTTTCGCAGAGTTAGTTGGGATGAAGTTTTTAATATTATTACGCAACGTATCCAAACAATTCGCAGCAACCAAGGTTCTGAAGCTATTTGTATGTATGGTTCTGGTCAGTTTCAAACTGAAGATTACTATATAGCTCAGAAACTTTTAAAAGGATGTCTGGGTACTAATAATTTTGATGCCAATTCGCGTTTATGTATGTCTAGTGCTGTGTCTGGATATATTCAAAGTTTTGGCTCGGATGGACCGCCTTGCTGTTATGAAGATTTAGATTTAACTGATTGTGCATTTTTAATTGGTACGAATACGGCGGAATGTCACCCCATTGTTTTTAACAGGTTGGTAAAACATCATAAAAAGAATCGCCACGTCAAAATGATTGTGGTTGACCCTCGGCGCACACCAACGGCTGAAGCTGCTGATTTACATTTAGCTATTCGTCCGGGTACAGATATTGATTTGATGAATGGGATGGCTCATTTATTGATGCGTTGGAATTATATTGATATCGGTTTTATTGATGAGTGTACAAGCAATTTTTCGGAATACGCTGAGGTGATTCGTCATTACCCTCCAGAAGTTGCGGCTCGTCAATGTGGTATCAGTATTGAAGATTTAGAAACCGCAGCTCGGTACTGGGGAGAATCTCAACGGGTGCTTTCTCTGTGGTCAATGGGTGTAAATCAATCCAGTGAAGGGACGGCGAAGGTCAGAACTATCATTAATCTGCATTTAATGACTGGACAAATTGGTAAACCAGGAGCGGGACCTTTTTCCCTTACGGGTCAGCCGAATGCGATGGGAGGTAGAGAAGCCGGGGGTTTGGCGCATTTGTTACCCGGTTATCGTTTGGTAAAAAATCCCCAACATCGTGCGGAAGTTGAGCAGTTTTGGGGATTAGAACCTGGGCGAATTTCACCTCATCCCGGTTTAACTGCTTGGGATATGATTACTGGTTTGGAAAATGATGCTGTAGGTTTACTGTGGATTGCAGCGACTAATCCGGCTGTGAGTATGCCAGATTTAGAAAGAACTAAAAAGGCTTTATGGCGATCGCCTTTAACAATTTACCAAGATGCCTATTATCCCACAGAAACCTCTGCTTACGCTCACATTCTTTTACCCGCAGCCCAGTGGAGTGAGAAAACTGGCGTGATGACTAATTCTGAAAGAACGGTGACTTTGTGTCAAGCCTTCCGCCAACCGCCCAGAGAAGCCAAAGCTGATTGGGAAATTTTCGCGGAAGTGGGGCGCAGGTTGGGTTTTGAGAAAGAATTTGCTTTTGCTAACTCATCTCAAGTTTATACCGAGTTTGTGCAATTGACAGGCGATCGCCTCTGCGATATGACTGGTATTAGTCACGAACAATTACAAATAAACGGTCCCACTCAATGGCCTCATCCAAAGCAGGGGAGTGGGGAGTGGGGAGTGGGGAGTAGGGAATCTGCTACTTCCTCAAAACGTCTTTATACTGATTTACGTTTCCGCACGCCAGACGGAAGGGCGCGTTTTGGAGCATATTATTCTAAGGGTTTAGCAGAACCACCCGATCCTGATTATCCTTTTGTCTTGACAACTGGACGACTTTATGGGCATTGGCACACCCAAACGCGCACGGGACACATTGAAAAAATCCGGAAAATGCACCCCGAACCATTTATTGAGATTCATCCCCGTGATGCTGCTAGGTTAAAAATTACTGAAAATCAAATAGTGGAAGTGCGATCGCGTCGGGGTAAAACGAAATTTCCTGCTAAAATTACGAAAGCGATCGCACCAGGGACTGTATTTATCCCCATGCACTGGGGGGCTTTATGGGCAGATGATGCCGAAGCTAACACCCTTACCCATCCTGAATCTTGCCCAGATTCCTTACAACCAGAATTAAAAGCTTGTGCTGTACAACTAACCCCAATCAATGCAGAGTTACTACCAGCACAGCATCAACTACAAGGTTCACAACTGACCCAAAATTATGAAAAAACGAACCACAAAGGACACAAAGTACACGAAGTCAAGAGGGTTTCAAAGAATTTTTGCGTAAGTCCTGAGTAA
- a CDS encoding nitrate reductase associated protein, producing the protein MADFFEFEADFVNSLRCIPMQVRYKLDTSGIKLKLSHWHQMTQDERAALVELPCNTQTEIQAYQNYLQQLILERTGNPVAKLPIEPNPLWMDSQTVPASIQEKAQEMGITLTLQQWTALTPLQRFALIKLSRPGHENKNFSRAIAEFHLLA; encoded by the coding sequence ATGGCAGATTTTTTTGAATTTGAAGCAGATTTTGTAAACTCCTTGCGCTGTATACCTATGCAGGTGCGGTACAAATTAGATACATCTGGTATCAAGCTAAAATTGTCTCATTGGCATCAAATGACTCAAGATGAACGTGCAGCTTTAGTAGAATTACCTTGCAATACACAAACGGAGATTCAAGCTTACCAAAACTATCTCCAGCAGCTAATTTTAGAACGCACGGGGAACCCAGTCGCAAAACTACCCATTGAACCCAATCCTTTATGGATGGATTCTCAAACTGTACCCGCGAGTATCCAGGAAAAAGCTCAAGAAATGGGAATTACCCTGACCTTGCAACAATGGACAGCTTTAACTCCCTTACAGCGCTTTGCTTTAATTAAACTCAGTCGTCCAGGACATGAAAATAAAAACTTTTCTAGAGCTATAGCAGAATTTCATCTACTGGCTTAA